A single genomic interval of Terriglobus albidus harbors:
- a CDS encoding TldD/PmbA family protein codes for MSLKSICTLLAIASAVAPAVVSASGAPSTPQPSALLDTMHTELNRAMDSLGKGDQQPHPYFISYEVADASSLNLVAQYGAIVTTSQGHRRVADVQVRIGSPALDNTHGDHRTSALTTINLPLTDDKEAIARSLWFATNRGYGKALDGYLKVKTETQVRAKEEDASPDFSVEKPTDSEAKAVAPLTADVEAWKTRLREISASFKPYKNIFFNYVALTASSETDYFTSSEGTRIANPYTTARLVVVARARADDGMDLFRVETFEADALDHLPDQKAVLEKLTALAKNLEALRTAPVTQPFNGPAILSGRASAVFFHEVLGHRLEGQRQRGDEEGQTFTKSLGKPILPDFLSVVDDPTIAALHGIPLNGHYSYDDEGQPAQRVELIQDGVLKTFLMSRLPIASVSTSNGHGRAQTGRMPAGRQGNLIVSSTKSVNDAELRKMLIEEAKKQGKPYGLFFEDISSGFAVTTRRSPQAFQVIPLVVYRVYVDGRPDELVRGVSIVGTPQAALNRILATGDRQEIFNGECGAESGSVPVSAVAPAMLVSEIETQRQAQGTTRPPILPPPGMDEEVK; via the coding sequence ATGTCCTTGAAGTCAATCTGCACGCTTCTGGCAATCGCGTCCGCGGTTGCACCTGCTGTCGTCTCTGCCTCCGGCGCCCCCTCTACGCCGCAGCCGTCTGCGTTGCTCGACACCATGCACACCGAGCTCAACCGCGCCATGGACTCGCTCGGAAAGGGCGACCAGCAGCCCCATCCCTACTTCATCTCCTATGAGGTAGCGGATGCCTCTTCGCTAAATCTCGTCGCACAGTACGGCGCCATCGTCACTACATCGCAGGGTCACCGCCGTGTCGCCGATGTACAGGTCCGCATTGGTTCGCCCGCTCTCGACAACACGCACGGCGACCATCGCACCTCGGCGCTCACCACGATCAACCTTCCTTTGACGGACGACAAAGAGGCCATCGCCCGTTCCTTGTGGTTTGCCACCAATCGCGGCTACGGCAAAGCCCTGGACGGCTACCTGAAGGTGAAGACAGAGACACAGGTCCGCGCGAAGGAAGAAGACGCCTCACCGGACTTCTCGGTGGAGAAGCCCACCGACTCCGAGGCAAAGGCTGTGGCCCCGCTCACCGCCGACGTGGAGGCATGGAAGACGCGGCTCCGCGAGATCTCCGCCAGCTTCAAACCCTATAAGAACATCTTCTTCAACTACGTCGCCCTGACTGCCTCCAGCGAGACCGACTACTTCACTTCCAGCGAAGGCACACGCATCGCCAATCCCTACACCACAGCGCGCCTGGTCGTGGTCGCCCGCGCCCGCGCTGACGATGGCATGGACCTCTTCCGCGTTGAGACCTTTGAAGCGGATGCCCTCGATCACCTGCCGGACCAGAAGGCTGTGCTTGAGAAGCTAACCGCGCTGGCGAAGAACCTCGAAGCTCTGCGCACCGCACCTGTGACCCAGCCCTTCAACGGACCGGCGATCCTCTCCGGCCGCGCCTCTGCCGTCTTCTTCCATGAGGTGCTCGGCCACCGTCTCGAGGGTCAGCGGCAGCGTGGGGATGAGGAAGGACAGACCTTCACCAAATCGCTTGGCAAACCGATCCTTCCCGACTTTCTCTCCGTCGTCGACGACCCCACCATTGCGGCGCTTCACGGCATCCCGCTGAACGGACACTATAGCTACGACGACGAGGGCCAGCCCGCTCAGCGCGTTGAGCTTATCCAGGACGGCGTCCTGAAGACCTTCCTGATGTCGCGGCTGCCGATCGCTTCCGTGTCCACCTCTAATGGCCACGGCCGCGCACAGACGGGCCGCATGCCCGCCGGACGCCAGGGCAACCTCATCGTCAGCTCCACCAAATCAGTCAACGACGCCGAGCTGCGAAAGATGCTGATTGAGGAAGCAAAGAAACAGGGCAAGCCCTACGGCCTGTTCTTTGAGGACATCTCCTCCGGCTTTGCCGTCACCACACGCCGCTCGCCGCAGGCTTTCCAGGTCATTCCGCTGGTTGTCTATCGCGTCTACGTCGACGGCCGCCCGGACGAGCTGGTCCGCGGCGTCTCGATCGTTGGCACACCACAGGCAGCGTTGAACCGCATCCTCGCTACCGGCGACCGCCAGGAGATCTTCAATGGGGAGTGCGGTGCTGAATCTGGCTCGGTTCCCGTCTCTGCCGTCGCTCCGGCCATGCTGGTCAGCGAGATTGAAACTCAACGGCAGGCTCAGGGGACCACCCGGCCGCCCATTCTTCCACCACCAGGCATGGATGAGGAGGTCAAGTAA
- a CDS encoding metallopeptidase TldD-related protein, with amino-acid sequence MKTRRIFSSLTVLGIALVPVAAVAQQLPVAAVPQQQTDPMLTAMQQEMERSRQKLVLPGMLRPYFMEYRLEDVTEYQADASFGALTNETENHQRFVRVQVRVGSYKSDNSSVRGEGTVQVAPMDQNPEALRYALWFATDEAYKAALNAYSRKQADLKRFETPPTADDFSPAKQVTKIDPLVKLDLDREDWKQRVIEASGLYATDAHVKGFAEQIQYSNSSFRGLAVNRYLVNTDGTAVRRGYTAYSAGISVGTQARDGTRLSRDNGPVATQAKDLESAAAFKQRVIDDLLSLRALQNAPIVMAEDYHGPVLFSGDASTDVLNRLFVPNIEADKPDTGTMARTQGAFSSSWKQRVLPDFLDVKDDPAMKAFHGKSLIGSYDIDDEGVPAQTVQVVSKGILQNYLIDREPVKDFPESNGHGRAALGRRAESHSGVMIFTPTKVTPAAEMEKKILAMAKEQNRPFVYIAETMGGELTPRLLYRVTPDGKRELVRGAVFDELDQRSLRSDIIAAGDDPYIQNSLAPLPQTTIAPSLLFGDIAVKRAQNEQQKLPYYAPPQ; translated from the coding sequence ATGAAGACACGTCGTATCTTCTCCTCTCTCACCGTCCTTGGCATCGCACTCGTTCCTGTCGCTGCCGTAGCACAACAACTTCCTGTCGCTGCCGTCCCGCAACAACAGACCGATCCCATGCTCACTGCCATGCAGCAGGAGATGGAGCGCAGCCGTCAGAAGCTGGTGCTGCCCGGCATGCTGCGCCCGTACTTCATGGAGTACCGCCTGGAAGACGTCACCGAGTACCAGGCCGATGCAAGCTTTGGCGCCCTGACCAACGAGACGGAAAACCACCAGCGCTTTGTGCGGGTCCAGGTCCGGGTCGGCAGCTATAAGTCAGACAACTCCAGCGTACGCGGCGAAGGCACCGTGCAGGTCGCGCCCATGGACCAGAATCCCGAAGCCCTGCGCTACGCTCTCTGGTTCGCCACCGATGAAGCCTACAAGGCAGCGCTGAATGCCTACTCCCGCAAGCAGGCCGACCTCAAGCGCTTTGAGACTCCGCCGACCGCCGATGATTTCTCCCCTGCAAAGCAGGTGACGAAGATCGATCCGCTGGTGAAGCTCGACCTCGATCGTGAGGACTGGAAACAGCGCGTCATCGAGGCCAGCGGTCTTTATGCAACGGATGCGCACGTAAAAGGGTTTGCGGAACAGATTCAGTACTCCAACTCAAGCTTTCGTGGCCTGGCGGTCAACCGTTACCTGGTGAATACGGACGGCACCGCTGTACGCCGTGGATACACAGCCTACTCCGCCGGCATCAGCGTCGGGACACAGGCGCGCGATGGCACACGTCTTTCGCGGGATAACGGCCCGGTAGCTACGCAGGCAAAAGACCTGGAATCAGCAGCCGCCTTCAAGCAGCGTGTCATCGACGATCTCCTGAGCCTGCGTGCCCTGCAGAACGCTCCCATCGTCATGGCGGAGGACTACCACGGTCCTGTGCTCTTCAGCGGCGACGCCTCTACCGATGTGCTTAACCGCCTCTTTGTTCCCAACATCGAAGCGGACAAGCCCGATACAGGCACCATGGCACGCACCCAGGGCGCCTTCTCGTCGAGCTGGAAGCAGCGCGTTCTTCCTGACTTCCTCGACGTCAAGGACGATCCCGCGATGAAGGCCTTTCACGGTAAGTCGCTCATCGGCTCTTACGATATCGACGATGAAGGCGTGCCGGCACAGACCGTACAAGTGGTCTCGAAGGGAATCCTGCAGAACTACCTCATCGACCGTGAGCCGGTGAAAGACTTCCCGGAGTCCAACGGTCACGGCCGCGCCGCTCTCGGCCGCCGCGCCGAGTCGCACTCCGGCGTAATGATCTTCACCCCCACAAAGGTCACACCCGCCGCCGAGATGGAGAAGAAGATCCTTGCCATGGCGAAGGAGCAGAACCGTCCCTTCGTTTACATTGCGGAGACGATGGGCGGTGAGCTTACTCCACGCCTGCTCTACCGTGTCACCCCTGACGGCAAACGCGAGCTGGTGCGCGGCGCGGTCTTCGATGAGCTCGACCAGCGCAGCCTGCGGTCAGACATCATCGCAGCCGGTGATGATCCGTACATACAGAACTCGCTCGCACCGCTGCCGCAGACCACCATTGCACCATCGCTGCTCTTTGGTGACATTGCCGTGAAACGCGCACAGAACGAGCAGCAGAAGCTGCCTTACTACGCTCCGCCGCAGTAG
- a CDS encoding TIGR03435 family protein produces MKRLLLWLCLVLAGTLGLQAQAPVDVTGTWQGTMQPQGAPREMRIVMKVSKDDGVLKVAAYLVDQGGNALNANSAALKGDTFTFEVAGMAAKYEAKVAADGKSMTGTFSIAERPTALNLAKVNPEAAWEIPKPPPPIKPMAKDFDPTFEVATVKPSNPGEQRILFAPGRDRFRTIGTTLVDMLKFVYQLQDKQMTGLPSWAGEQKWDVDGKPDGEGRPSMDQWRSAMKKLLVERFQMKFHEEDREMPVYILELAKSGPKMSKNTGAPDGPSGMLFRGPGIFTAQNATMFDFSTLLQSTLLDRPVLDKTGLGEAHYDFTLTWQPDATQFGGRFANAPVFDPPRPDLYTALQEQLGVKATPTKAPAKVMVFEKVEKPSEN; encoded by the coding sequence ATGAAGAGGCTTTTGCTGTGGCTGTGCCTGGTATTGGCTGGAACGCTGGGTCTGCAGGCACAGGCGCCTGTCGACGTGACTGGAACATGGCAGGGAACAATGCAGCCTCAGGGCGCTCCCCGCGAGATGCGCATCGTGATGAAGGTCAGCAAAGACGATGGCGTGCTGAAGGTTGCAGCATACTTGGTTGACCAGGGCGGAAATGCGTTGAACGCGAATTCGGCCGCATTGAAAGGCGATACGTTTACCTTCGAGGTAGCTGGTATGGCCGCGAAGTATGAGGCCAAGGTCGCCGCTGACGGCAAAAGCATGACGGGTACCTTCTCAATAGCCGAGCGCCCGACAGCTCTGAACCTCGCCAAGGTGAATCCTGAAGCAGCGTGGGAGATTCCCAAACCTCCACCGCCCATCAAGCCGATGGCGAAGGATTTCGACCCGACCTTCGAAGTTGCAACGGTCAAGCCGAGCAACCCCGGCGAGCAAAGAATTCTCTTTGCTCCTGGGCGGGACCGCTTCCGGACGATCGGCACCACCCTCGTGGACATGTTGAAGTTCGTCTACCAGCTACAGGACAAGCAGATGACAGGACTTCCTTCCTGGGCCGGCGAACAGAAGTGGGATGTCGATGGCAAGCCGGACGGTGAGGGCCGCCCGAGTATGGATCAGTGGCGCTCTGCGATGAAGAAGTTGCTGGTTGAACGCTTTCAGATGAAGTTCCATGAGGAAGACCGCGAAATGCCGGTGTATATCCTTGAGCTGGCAAAGAGCGGACCGAAGATGTCGAAGAACACCGGGGCTCCCGATGGGCCATCGGGGATGCTGTTTCGCGGCCCCGGTATCTTTACCGCGCAGAATGCCACCATGTTCGACTTCTCTACACTGCTGCAGTCGACACTGCTCGATCGTCCCGTTTTGGACAAAACCGGACTGGGTGAAGCTCACTATGACTTCACGCTCACCTGGCAACCGGACGCGACACAGTTTGGCGGCCGCTTTGCCAATGCGCCTGTCTTCGATCCTCCGCGGCCAGACCTCTATACCGCCCTGCAGGAACAGCTCGGTGTGAAGGCCACGCCTACCAAGGCTCCTGCCAAGGTGATGGTTTTCGAGAAGGTCGAAAAGCCGTCGGAGAACTAG
- a CDS encoding TIGR03435 family protein: protein MTTATEVRMAITKVAPVLILSASLSVVSAQTQGPPQMAAEAHPIADIATIKMSDPNAHGYGFRLGGGRVQAFNTTLLDMMKWAYGIQTSQIQGLPEWARTQKWDVEAAPNLPGMPNKAQAQGMMQALIVERFHLATHNEKKTLPVYLLERGKAPLKLTKSTIERPVPGIGFAEPGVLIARNATSRELANVLQERLLDRPVVDKVQLSERSDFTLDFQPDASQYDGLWASLPPRQPAKPDLYTAIQEQLGMRLTPGKEEVDVLAVDRVEKPSEN from the coding sequence ATGACGACGGCAACCGAAGTACGGATGGCGATAACGAAGGTGGCTCCGGTTCTCATCCTGAGCGCCTCGTTATCTGTCGTCTCCGCACAGACACAAGGACCTCCGCAAATGGCTGCGGAGGCCCATCCGATCGCTGACATCGCCACCATCAAGATGAGCGACCCCAACGCCCACGGCTACGGCTTTCGTCTCGGCGGAGGACGCGTCCAAGCCTTCAACACCACATTGCTCGACATGATGAAGTGGGCCTATGGCATCCAAACCAGCCAGATTCAAGGTCTGCCGGAATGGGCACGTACGCAAAAGTGGGATGTCGAAGCAGCTCCCAACCTGCCCGGCATGCCCAACAAGGCCCAGGCCCAGGGCATGATGCAGGCTCTCATCGTAGAGCGATTCCATCTCGCCACACACAACGAGAAGAAGACGCTGCCGGTCTATCTTCTGGAACGCGGTAAGGCCCCGCTCAAACTTACAAAGAGCACCATCGAGAGACCCGTTCCCGGCATCGGCTTTGCGGAGCCGGGCGTCTTGATCGCCCGCAACGCCACCTCACGCGAACTGGCAAACGTCCTGCAGGAACGCCTGCTGGATCGGCCCGTCGTCGATAAGGTGCAACTCTCTGAACGTAGCGATTTCACCCTCGACTTCCAACCCGATGCGTCGCAGTACGACGGCCTCTGGGCCAGCCTTCCGCCAAGACAACCAGCCAAGCCGGACCTCTACACCGCCATCCAGGAACAGTTAGGCATGCGCCTCACGCCCGGCAAAGAAGAGGTGGATGTACTGGCTGTTGATAGGGTGGAGAAGCCATCTGAAAACTAG
- a CDS encoding septal ring lytic transglycosylase RlpA family protein, whose protein sequence is MIRSRSIAAGVTVLLALVLTGCHHKKVRVARRTSPPPVTRDPRTSAGNYPPVRPVPGLGTGQSQEPQPDYGDKVYSTEVGMSSWYGPPYHNRNAANGLPYDQNAMTAAHRTLPMGTVVRVTNLQTNQSAVVKITDRGPFVQGRVLDLSMAAAKATGVYRAGVAKVRIDVLQQTANAAVSGKWCVQVGAFTEEKNSLKLKDQMQRRYHTAKVIEFPGPTGHWVRINPAVMDKAHATEVADGIHPNEPNAQAYLVRLD, encoded by the coding sequence TTGATCCGCAGCCGCTCCATTGCCGCAGGCGTTACGGTCTTGCTCGCGCTGGTGTTGACCGGATGTCATCACAAGAAGGTGCGTGTAGCGCGGCGTACGTCTCCTCCACCGGTTACCCGGGACCCGCGCACCTCGGCAGGGAACTATCCGCCGGTCCGCCCGGTGCCGGGACTAGGCACCGGGCAGTCGCAGGAGCCTCAGCCTGATTACGGCGATAAGGTGTATTCGACTGAGGTGGGTATGTCGAGTTGGTACGGTCCGCCGTACCACAACCGCAATGCGGCGAACGGCCTGCCCTATGATCAGAACGCGATGACGGCGGCGCATCGCACGCTTCCCATGGGTACCGTCGTTCGCGTGACCAATCTGCAGACGAACCAGTCCGCTGTGGTGAAGATTACGGATCGCGGACCTTTCGTGCAGGGACGCGTGCTGGATCTATCGATGGCCGCGGCCAAGGCTACGGGAGTCTACCGCGCAGGCGTGGCGAAGGTAAGGATCGATGTGCTGCAGCAGACGGCGAATGCAGCGGTCTCCGGCAAGTGGTGCGTGCAGGTCGGCGCCTTTACCGAGGAAAAGAACTCATTGAAGTTGAAAGACCAGATGCAGCGCCGCTATCACACCGCCAAGGTGATCGAGTTCCCCGGACCGACAGGGCACTGGGTGCGCATCAATCCCGCAGTGATGGACAAAGCGCACGCAACCGAGGTCGCGGATGGCATTCACCCCAATGAGCCGAATGCGCAAGCGTATCTGGTGAGACTGGACTAA
- a CDS encoding LPS-assembly protein LptD, producing MQHKRSRTFLLRSACVFLSTTLAGGIYPQLHAQQVPTSAPLPDSPAPQLNYPIAQLVTEPEDASHKLTVEADQMTRNGDDYTLTGNVEIHYNGYIVTAEKLSFNQETGEAVSDGHIRITGGPDDEYIAASHGQANLKQHTGKFYDVTGSVGVHTTAKGTTYTNSNPFLFTGRQVIQRGQRNYEILNGTVTSCQLPNPDWRLASKRFVVEDGQARGYNSVFRLLNMPVLFLPYVTHPTSPEERQSGFLIPSFSKAGSRKGYIIGEQVYVRLSRSSDITVGSEYFSVRGFSQLVTFRYKGNGLNFLTAHYTGLLDRGYHDSNGVYVNQGGQDFLLSGRKDLDEHSRIVANVEYLSSYVYREAFNDTFNQAVSTDVVSHAFAAYQKSGVSASLFGDRYQGLKNVVTGQQVRIIRAPSLDLDLIERRLGSSPLVWSFDASATGLKRAQQNFTTDGVIERLDLHPQISAPIHFGGWMARPSLGIRDTFYSRSRLPAVIPGPTPVQASATLNRTAIETGFEFKPPVLERTFAAKDLIFGREMKHTIESFLNYRYVTGVDNYTRTLRFDPVDVVTNTNELEYGVTQRLFFHKKDAPVCDEELAGNTRLTSGCGGMGESVRWRLAQKHFFDPSFNGSISQGRRNIFESTLDFSGIAFVTQPRELSPLISELRVRISDKTDVEWDVNYDFGQHRFTASNVFIDEHSGQYFGGLSFARLNAPGRFLTSPISDFTQLRVLLGYGAPNKKGFSAAVNSGIDLNAGQTQYGAFQVSYFWDCCGFSAEYRKFELGTVRNDNIYRFNFSLANIGSAGNLRRAERLF from the coding sequence ATGCAGCACAAACGGAGCCGGACATTCCTGCTGCGAAGTGCCTGCGTCTTCTTAAGTACCACGCTGGCGGGGGGAATTTATCCGCAGTTGCATGCACAGCAGGTTCCTACTTCGGCACCTCTGCCCGATAGTCCCGCGCCGCAGCTCAATTACCCCATCGCGCAGCTGGTAACGGAGCCCGAGGATGCCTCTCACAAACTGACGGTCGAAGCCGACCAGATGACCCGGAATGGCGACGATTACACGCTGACGGGCAACGTGGAGATTCATTACAACGGCTATATCGTCACCGCCGAAAAACTGTCGTTCAACCAGGAGACAGGGGAGGCGGTCTCGGATGGCCACATCCGGATTACCGGAGGTCCCGACGACGAGTACATCGCCGCGTCGCATGGACAGGCCAACCTGAAGCAGCATACGGGCAAGTTCTACGACGTGACAGGTTCCGTCGGCGTGCATACGACCGCGAAGGGAACCACGTACACAAACAGCAACCCCTTTCTGTTTACCGGACGCCAGGTCATTCAACGGGGACAGCGCAACTACGAGATCCTGAACGGGACGGTCACAAGCTGCCAGCTTCCGAATCCTGACTGGAGGCTTGCCTCCAAACGCTTTGTCGTGGAAGACGGTCAGGCACGCGGTTACAACAGCGTCTTCCGGCTGCTGAATATGCCGGTGCTGTTTCTGCCGTACGTTACGCATCCCACGTCGCCGGAAGAGCGACAGAGCGGATTCCTGATTCCCAGCTTCAGCAAGGCAGGCAGCCGTAAGGGATACATCATCGGCGAACAGGTGTATGTGCGTCTGTCGCGGTCGTCCGATATCACCGTTGGCTCAGAGTATTTTTCGGTCCGCGGCTTTTCGCAGCTCGTGACCTTCCGGTACAAGGGCAACGGCCTCAACTTCCTGACGGCGCACTACACCGGCCTTCTGGACCGCGGATACCACGACAGCAACGGTGTGTATGTGAACCAGGGAGGCCAGGACTTCCTGCTCTCTGGCCGCAAGGATCTGGATGAGCACAGTCGCATCGTGGCCAACGTGGAGTACCTGAGCTCTTATGTCTACCGCGAGGCCTTCAACGACACCTTCAATCAGGCGGTCTCGACCGACGTTGTCTCGCACGCATTCGCCGCGTACCAGAAGAGTGGCGTTTCGGCATCGTTGTTCGGTGACCGTTACCAGGGCCTGAAGAACGTTGTAACCGGGCAGCAGGTACGCATTATCCGGGCGCCGTCTCTCGACCTGGATCTGATCGAGAGACGGCTGGGAAGCTCGCCGCTGGTATGGTCGTTCGATGCCTCGGCCACCGGACTGAAGCGGGCACAACAGAATTTCACTACCGACGGTGTGATTGAGCGGCTGGATCTGCATCCGCAGATCTCTGCGCCGATTCACTTCGGCGGGTGGATGGCAAGGCCGTCGCTCGGTATACGCGATACGTTCTATTCGCGTAGCCGGCTTCCTGCGGTCATTCCCGGTCCAACGCCGGTGCAGGCGAGTGCAACGTTGAACCGCACCGCCATCGAAACGGGCTTCGAATTCAAGCCGCCGGTGCTGGAGCGTACCTTTGCCGCGAAGGACCTCATCTTCGGCCGGGAGATGAAGCACACGATCGAATCGTTCCTGAACTACCGCTATGTCACCGGCGTGGATAACTATACCCGGACACTGCGCTTCGATCCGGTGGATGTGGTAACCAACACCAATGAGCTCGAATACGGTGTGACGCAGCGTCTCTTCTTCCACAAGAAAGATGCGCCGGTGTGCGACGAAGAGCTTGCCGGCAATACCCGCCTGACATCAGGCTGCGGAGGCATGGGAGAGTCGGTGCGCTGGCGTCTGGCGCAGAAGCACTTCTTCGATCCGAGCTTCAACGGATCTATCTCCCAGGGGCGCCGCAATATCTTCGAGAGCACGCTGGACTTCTCCGGCATTGCCTTTGTCACGCAGCCACGCGAACTTTCACCACTCATTTCGGAGCTCCGGGTACGGATCTCCGACAAGACCGACGTGGAGTGGGACGTGAACTATGACTTCGGTCAGCACCGGTTTACGGCATCGAACGTTTTTATCGATGAACATAGCGGCCAGTACTTCGGTGGACTCTCGTTTGCGCGGTTGAATGCGCCCGGCCGCTTCCTCACCTCGCCGATCTCGGACTTTACGCAGCTTCGTGTGCTGCTGGGCTACGGCGCGCCGAACAAGAAAGGATTCTCTGCGGCGGTGAACAGCGGTATCGACCTGAATGCAGGGCAGACACAGTACGGAGCCTTTCAGGTGAGCTACTTCTGGGACTGCTGTGGCTTCTCCGCGGAGTACCGGAAGTTCGAGTTGGGCACCGTACGTAACGACAACATCTACCGGTTCAACTTCTCACTGGCGAATATCGGGTCGGCGGGGAACCTTAGAAGAGCCGAACGGCTCTTCTAA
- a CDS encoding RDD family protein encodes MSTTSPLALEPVRDDDAWKDQVAARLAAHRQKKQRADQQQTLPMEGLPEPRPRQQRRVAEAVASRFAQQQSYRDYLQAEAEAAMQKARAEAEIAARNAAAIAQAQQQLLEELEQWNEPEATSGEAGSVAASEGSAEIVEIPVLEPFTLEPLVKEHVTKAPVVKHPPVVHPPVIVEPEPELEPMVVEYVPEPSSEPIAPLSANLIEFPRQLVASKKARPRLAEGPLREDAPEPPQLRIFEVTAEQIATTPEPPHVTPEWSDIRLDAAPAAAPLLESIPSSEISFALPPQVAPLQLRVMAGLVDSMAVLGSFAIFTIVFALTAKTVVLDRGLALWAIGVLLTLFIGYRLLFFSLSDQTPGMRYARIGLCTFSDENPSRRQMRRRLLAMALSMAPLGLGYLWALVDEDRMGWHDRISRMYMRAY; translated from the coding sequence GTGAGCACCACATCTCCCCTGGCCCTTGAACCGGTTCGTGACGATGACGCCTGGAAAGACCAGGTAGCTGCCCGGCTTGCTGCCCATCGGCAGAAGAAACAACGAGCGGACCAGCAGCAAACCCTGCCGATGGAAGGTCTTCCCGAGCCCAGACCCAGGCAGCAGCGCCGCGTCGCCGAGGCAGTGGCCAGCAGGTTCGCACAGCAACAAAGCTACCGCGATTACCTGCAGGCGGAGGCAGAAGCCGCGATGCAGAAGGCTCGCGCAGAGGCCGAGATCGCCGCACGCAATGCCGCCGCCATCGCCCAGGCCCAGCAGCAGCTGCTGGAAGAACTCGAACAGTGGAATGAACCCGAAGCGACCTCCGGCGAAGCCGGCTCTGTTGCTGCCTCTGAGGGCTCGGCGGAGATCGTGGAGATTCCGGTCCTTGAGCCGTTTACGCTCGAACCCTTGGTCAAGGAGCATGTAACCAAGGCCCCGGTGGTCAAACATCCGCCCGTTGTTCATCCGCCGGTCATCGTCGAGCCAGAACCCGAGCTTGAGCCGATGGTGGTCGAGTATGTGCCGGAGCCATCGAGCGAACCCATCGCTCCGCTCAGCGCCAACCTGATCGAGTTCCCACGGCAGCTTGTCGCCTCGAAGAAGGCCCGTCCCCGGCTGGCCGAAGGTCCGCTGCGCGAGGATGCTCCCGAGCCGCCGCAGCTTCGTATCTTCGAGGTAACCGCCGAACAGATCGCCACCACGCCCGAGCCGCCGCACGTCACGCCGGAATGGAGTGACATCCGTCTCGACGCTGCCCCGGCTGCCGCGCCGCTCCTCGAGTCCATCCCGTCCTCCGAGATCAGCTTCGCGCTGCCGCCACAGGTTGCTCCGCTGCAGCTTCGCGTGATGGCAGGCCTGGTGGACTCCATGGCCGTCCTTGGCAGCTTCGCGATCTTCACCATCGTCTTCGCACTCACGGCAAAGACCGTCGTTCTTGACCGTGGGCTGGCGCTCTGGGCCATCGGCGTGCTGCTGACGCTCTTCATCGGCTACCGCCTGCTCTTCTTCTCTCTGAGCGATCAGACGCCGGGAATGCGCTATGCCCGCATTGGCCTGTGTACCTTCTCCGATGAGAACCCCTCGCGCCGCCAGATGCGCCGCCGCCTGTTGGCCATGGCGCTCTCAATGGCTCCGTTGGGTCTGGGTTATCTGTGGGCTCTCGTCGACGAAGATCGCATGGGCTGGCACGACCGCATCTCCCGCATGTACATGCGGGCCTACTAG